In the Acidobacteriota bacterium genome, TAATTTGCGGCAGATCTGGCAGGACTCTCCGGTGGCCCGACGTTTTCGTCAGGCCTCGGTTGCGAACAAGTCCTGGCTCCGGGAAGACCCTTTCCGATTCATCCTGGGCGGTGGAGATATCGAGCACAGTTATTTCTTCAGCGCCGACGGGGCCGGGTCCGGGGATCTGCATGCCCCCGACCCCTACTATGAGGTCTACCGTACCTTGGCCCAGGACATCATGGTCGAGTTGGCTCGGGAGAAACAGCGCAGCCTGAACGGAAGTTCGGGCATTGATGCACCGGCGGTCTATCATTCGATGGGCGAAGGCGCCGTGGCCTGCGGCACCGACAGGAATCAAATCGATGTGGGCAGCCGGACCGCAGTAGCCACCCTTCACTCCAACTGCGTGCTGGCCTTCGATATCGAACGGTCCCGCCAGGTGGTGCGGCAGTTCTACGCCAAGGCCGCCGAGAAGCCACAGGCGGAACTCTGCTGTTCCAAGGAGCTGGATCCGGCCGAGGTGAGCCATATCCCCAAGGAAGTGATGGACCGCTCTTACGGTTGTGGTTCTCCAATTGCCCTGGCTCAACTGGTTTCCGGAGAAACCACCCTGGACCTGGGATCGGGAGGCGGCATCGATTGCTTCATCGCCGCCCGGAAGGTAGGCCCCTCGGGAAGGGTCATCGGCGTGGACATGACCGACGAGATGCTGGCCGTGGCCAATCGAAACCGGACCGCCGTAGCCGAAAAGCTGGGCTACGACGTGGTTGAGTTTCGGCGGGGCTTTCTGGAACAGATCCCGGTGGAGAGCAAGACCGTTGACCTGATTACATCCAACTGCGTCATCAATCTCTCACCCGACAAGAAAGCGGTCTTTCGCGAAGTGTGGCGGGTGCTGAAGGATCACGGTCGCATCGTGGTGAGCGACATCGTCAGCCGGGAATCCGTTCCCGACCACCTGCGGGTCAATCCCAGGTTGTGGGGCGAGTGCCTGTCAGGAGCACTGACTCAAGAGGAATTCATGACCTACCTGGAACAGGCGGGGTTCCACGGGCTTCAGATCCTGAAGAGGGACTACTGGAAGACAGTCGAGGGGTGCACTTTCTACTCCGTGACACTGCGAGGTTTCAAGTTCGAAGGGTCCGCCGAGAGTCGCTTCACCGGGCAGCGGGCCATCTATCTCGGACCGCAAAAGGCGGTCATGGACGAGGAAGGGCACCTCTTCCCGCGCAACGAACCGGTTGAGGTTTCCACCGATACGGCTGCCAAGCTCAGCCGACCCCCCTACCGGGGGGCGTTCCTCATTCTGGGGCAGGGTCAGGGACTGCCCCTGCTCGAGGAAGACAGCTGTACCCCCGACAGTTCCTGCTGTTAGACCGGGGACTCCAATTCCCACACCTCGGTGCTTACCGATCCGTCATCCTTCACGGTAACCACGCGGTACTGTGGGGGGAATAGCTTCAAGTGCGGGGGCCCCTCGTCATAGCTCAACCGATAGGTGATGGACCCTGTGCCGAAGACGGGAACGTGTCCGATGCGCGTTTCCCAGGGGTAGTGGGTGTGTCCGTGGAACACGGCCGTGACCGAAGAGTCGCGAATCAGGTTCTGCAAGCGCGGTAGATCTTCCGGGGTCATCCTGTCGAACATCTCCACCCCCACGTGGACCGGAGGGTGGTGGGTGAGGATGATGGTGGGAACCGATTGCTGCAGTTGCGTTTCCAGCCAGGCGAAGGCGCTCGCCTCCAGAGTGTAGACGTCGGTCTTCCATGCTCCCCAGTCCAGACTTAGAAAACGGATGCCCCCAACCTCCCAGCTGTAGTTGAACAGGCCGTGACGGGGTCCCCGGGGGAAGATCCTGGCCCTGCAGGCGTCGCGGTCGTCGGCGTTGCCCGGAATGTAGTACCAGGGCAGGTCCAGGCCGTGAGCGCGAGAAACGAGCGGACCCGGCGCCGGAGCGTCACCCTCCAGTCCATAGATGGCGCGGGCGCCTTCGTAGGAGTCGGGGCGTGAGGAGGTGCAGATCATGTCGCCCGTGTGGGCGATGAAGGCGGCTCCATGGCGATCGTGGCGGGCAATGTGGGCCAGGGCCGCGCTCAGGGCGCGTCCCGATGCATAGAGATACAACAGGGTGTCGACCGTTTCGCCCACGTGGGAGTCTGTGATGTGGATGAATTTCAGTGGCAACGCTTCTCCTCGGACTGAAAAGCGAAATTTGGACGCTGCCGAACAACCGATCGGCAGCTATTTGCTCGGGTTCAACCGCTTGCCGGCGTGGCACGCATTGTTGCAGAAATCGGCGACTCCTTCCAGAGTCTTTTGCACCGGTTCCTCCGCCTGATG is a window encoding:
- a CDS encoding metallophosphoesterase — protein: MPLKFIHITDSHVGETVDTLLYLYASGRALSAALAHIARHDRHGAAFIAHTGDMICTSSRPDSYEGARAIYGLEGDAPAPGPLVSRAHGLDLPWYYIPGNADDRDACRARIFPRGPRHGLFNYSWEVGGIRFLSLDWGAWKTDVYTLEASAFAWLETQLQQSVPTIILTHHPPVHVGVEMFDRMTPEDLPRLQNLIRDSSVTAVFHGHTHYPWETRIGHVPVFGTGSITYRLSYDEGPPHLKLFPPQYRVVTVKDDGSVSTEVWELESPV
- a CDS encoding methyltransferase domain-containing protein — its product is MLELKQDQRLYLPDLSHLELEGLQFFIDGEEPNWLATGRRGARLLEWLREPLTVGALSRRYAEWLQMDAARSWLHVHSFVRDCLRTGMVSFTPFERAPYAGRSAHLSVDKLSEVWIHTNNSCNLSCTHCLVSSSPAEDPGLPTSQLLHIIDQACECGVERFYFTGGEPFARPDIFELIGAVTENKQAELIVLTNGMLFQGKRLDRVARFSRKRLRLQISLDGAVAETNDRYRGRGTFDRISEGTRAVAGLGFPVSLTTVVTRDNLEELPLITRIVKDWGAQSQHLMWMHRRGRVLETEQDAFPSFEDLIGVARATAQEAARLGVRLDNLESLKLRVNGRPGIKHDLGNQFWDSLCVYSDGTVYPSAACANHKPLAAGVVINGNLRQIWQDSPVARRFRQASVANKSWLREDPFRFILGGGDIEHSYFFSADGAGSGDLHAPDPYYEVYRTLAQDIMVELAREKQRSLNGSSGIDAPAVYHSMGEGAVACGTDRNQIDVGSRTAVATLHSNCVLAFDIERSRQVVRQFYAKAAEKPQAELCCSKELDPAEVSHIPKEVMDRSYGCGSPIALAQLVSGETTLDLGSGGGIDCFIAARKVGPSGRVIGVDMTDEMLAVANRNRTAVAEKLGYDVVEFRRGFLEQIPVESKTVDLITSNCVINLSPDKKAVFREVWRVLKDHGRIVVSDIVSRESVPDHLRVNPRLWGECLSGALTQEEFMTYLEQAGFHGLQILKRDYWKTVEGCTFYSVTLRGFKFEGSAESRFTGQRAIYLGPQKAVMDEEGHLFPRNEPVEVSTDTAAKLSRPPYRGAFLILGQGQGLPLLEEDSCTPDSSCC